From one Nycticebus coucang isolate mNycCou1 chromosome 14, mNycCou1.pri, whole genome shotgun sequence genomic stretch:
- the LOC128565000 gene encoding protein cornichon homolog 4-like codes for MEAVVFVFSLLDCCALIFLSVYFIITLSDLECDYINARSCCSKLNEWVIPELIGHTVVTVLMLVSLHWVIFILNLPVATWNIYRYIMVPSGNMGVFDPTEIHNRGQLKSHMKEAMIKLSFHLLCFFMYLYRSYQNDFLS; via the coding sequence atggAGGCGGTggtgttcgtcttctctctcctGGATTGTTGCGCTCTCATCTTCCTCTCGGTCTACTTCATAATTACATTGTCTGATTTAGAATGTGATTACATTAATGCTAGATCATGTTGCTCAAAATTAAACGAGTGGGTAATTCCAGAATTGATTGGCCATACTGTTGTCACTGTATTAATGCTGGTTTCCTTGCACTGGGTCATCTTCATTCTCAACTTACCTGTTGCCACTTGGAATATATATCGATACATTATGGTGCCAAGTGGTAACATGGGAGTGTTTGATCCAACAGAAATACATAATCGAGGGCAGCTGAAGTCGCACATGAAAGAAGCCATGATCAAGCTCAGTTTCCACTTGCTCTGTTTCTTCATGTACCTTTACAGATCATACCAAAATGACTTCCTAAGTTGA